One Xiphophorus hellerii strain 12219 chromosome 1, Xiphophorus_hellerii-4.1, whole genome shotgun sequence DNA segment encodes these proteins:
- the tnnt2a gene encoding troponin T type 2a (cardiac) isoform X3, with amino-acid sequence MSDNEEVVEEYEEVEEEEEEEEEAVEGEQEIEQQEAEEDAVQEEDKPAEEGDEEQEEEAKPKFKPFLMPNLIPPKIPDGERVDFDDIHRKRMEKDLMELQTLIEVHFESRKKEEEELISLKERIEKRRSERAEQQRIRSERDKERQKRLEEERARKEEEEAKKRAEDDAKKKKTLTSLHFGGYMQKLNEKRSGKRQTEREKKKKILSERRKSLDIDNLGQEKLKEKAKELWEWMFELEAEKFDLQYQFTRQKYEINVLRNRVSDHQKTSKRTKRGLRK; translated from the exons ATGTCGGACAACGAGGAAGTGGTTGAGGAGTACGA GGAGGTGGAAG aagaggaagaagaagaagaagaggcagTTGAAG GGGAGCAAGAAATAGAACAGCAGGAGGCTGAGGAAG ACGCGGTGCAAGAGGAAGATAAACCGGCAGAGGAGGGCGATGAAGAACAAG AGGAGGAGGCCAAACCAAAATTCAA gcCGTTTCTTATGCCCAACCTCATCCCTCCTAAGATCCCAGATGGGGAGAGGGTGGATTTTGAC GACATCCACCGTAAGAGGATGGAGAAAGACCTGATGGAGCTCCAGACTTTGATTGAGGTTCACTTTGAAAgcagaaagaaggaagaagagGAGCTCATTAGTCTCAAAGAACGAATT GAGAAGCGCCGCTCTGAGCGCGCGGAGCAGCAACGGATACGCAGTGAGCGAGACAAAGAGCGTCAAAAGCGACTTGAG GAAGAGAGGGCTCgtaaagaagaggaagaggcaAAGAAACGAGCAGAAGATGacgcaaagaagaaaaaaaccttgaCCAGCCTCCACTTTGGAGGCTACATGCAGAAGCTG AACGAGAAGCGAAGCGGTAAAaggcagacagagagagagaagaaaaagaagattttgagTGAAAGACGTAAATCTTTGGATATCGACAACTTGGGGCAGGAAAAGCTCAA GGAGAAGGCCAAGGAGTTATGGGAGTGGATGTTTGAGCTGGAGGCAGAGAAGTTTGACCTGCAGTACCAATTCACCAGGCAGAAATATGAG ATAAATGTGCTGAGAAACCGTGTGAGCGACCATCAGAAAAC ATCCAAGAGAACAAAGAGAGGCCTTAGGAAATAG
- the tnnt2a gene encoding troponin T type 2a (cardiac) isoform X2 translates to MSDNEEVVEEYEEVEEEEEEAVEGEQEIEQQEAEEDAVQEEDKPAEEGDEEQGEGEAEEEEEEAKPKFKPFLMPNLIPPKIPDGERVDFDDIHRKRMEKDLMELQTLIEVHFESRKKEEEELISLKERIEKRRSERAEQQRIRSERDKERQKRLEEERARKEEEEAKKRAEDDAKKKKTLTSLHFGGYMQKLNEKRSGKRQTEREKKKKILSERRKSLDIDNLGQEKLKEKAKELWEWMFELEAEKFDLQYQFTRQKYEINVLRNRVSDHQKTSKRTKRGLRK, encoded by the exons ATGTCGGACAACGAGGAAGTGGTTGAGGAGTACGA GGAGGTGGAAG aagaagaagaagaggcagTTGAAG GGGAGCAAGAAATAGAACAGCAGGAGGCTGAGGAAG ACGCGGTGCAAGAGGAAGATAAACCGGCAGAGGAGGGCGATGAAGAACAAG GTGAAGGGGAGGCAGAGGAAGAAG AGGAGGAGGCCAAACCAAAATTCAA gcCGTTTCTTATGCCCAACCTCATCCCTCCTAAGATCCCAGATGGGGAGAGGGTGGATTTTGAC GACATCCACCGTAAGAGGATGGAGAAAGACCTGATGGAGCTCCAGACTTTGATTGAGGTTCACTTTGAAAgcagaaagaaggaagaagagGAGCTCATTAGTCTCAAAGAACGAATT GAGAAGCGCCGCTCTGAGCGCGCGGAGCAGCAACGGATACGCAGTGAGCGAGACAAAGAGCGTCAAAAGCGACTTGAG GAAGAGAGGGCTCgtaaagaagaggaagaggcaAAGAAACGAGCAGAAGATGacgcaaagaagaaaaaaaccttgaCCAGCCTCCACTTTGGAGGCTACATGCAGAAGCTG AACGAGAAGCGAAGCGGTAAAaggcagacagagagagagaagaaaaagaagattttgagTGAAAGACGTAAATCTTTGGATATCGACAACTTGGGGCAGGAAAAGCTCAA GGAGAAGGCCAAGGAGTTATGGGAGTGGATGTTTGAGCTGGAGGCAGAGAAGTTTGACCTGCAGTACCAATTCACCAGGCAGAAATATGAG ATAAATGTGCTGAGAAACCGTGTGAGCGACCATCAGAAAAC ATCCAAGAGAACAAAGAGAGGCCTTAGGAAATAG
- the tnnt2a gene encoding troponin T type 2a (cardiac) isoform X1, which yields MSDNEEVVEEYEEVEEEEEEEEEAVEGEQEIEQQEAEEDAVQEEDKPAEEGDEEQGEGEAEEEEEEAKPKFKPFLMPNLIPPKIPDGERVDFDDIHRKRMEKDLMELQTLIEVHFESRKKEEEELISLKERIEKRRSERAEQQRIRSERDKERQKRLEEERARKEEEEAKKRAEDDAKKKKTLTSLHFGGYMQKLNEKRSGKRQTEREKKKKILSERRKSLDIDNLGQEKLKEKAKELWEWMFELEAEKFDLQYQFTRQKYEINVLRNRVSDHQKTSKRTKRGLRK from the exons ATGTCGGACAACGAGGAAGTGGTTGAGGAGTACGA GGAGGTGGAAG aagaggaagaagaagaagaagaggcagTTGAAG GGGAGCAAGAAATAGAACAGCAGGAGGCTGAGGAAG ACGCGGTGCAAGAGGAAGATAAACCGGCAGAGGAGGGCGATGAAGAACAAG GTGAAGGGGAGGCAGAGGAAGAAG AGGAGGAGGCCAAACCAAAATTCAA gcCGTTTCTTATGCCCAACCTCATCCCTCCTAAGATCCCAGATGGGGAGAGGGTGGATTTTGAC GACATCCACCGTAAGAGGATGGAGAAAGACCTGATGGAGCTCCAGACTTTGATTGAGGTTCACTTTGAAAgcagaaagaaggaagaagagGAGCTCATTAGTCTCAAAGAACGAATT GAGAAGCGCCGCTCTGAGCGCGCGGAGCAGCAACGGATACGCAGTGAGCGAGACAAAGAGCGTCAAAAGCGACTTGAG GAAGAGAGGGCTCgtaaagaagaggaagaggcaAAGAAACGAGCAGAAGATGacgcaaagaagaaaaaaaccttgaCCAGCCTCCACTTTGGAGGCTACATGCAGAAGCTG AACGAGAAGCGAAGCGGTAAAaggcagacagagagagagaagaaaaagaagattttgagTGAAAGACGTAAATCTTTGGATATCGACAACTTGGGGCAGGAAAAGCTCAA GGAGAAGGCCAAGGAGTTATGGGAGTGGATGTTTGAGCTGGAGGCAGAGAAGTTTGACCTGCAGTACCAATTCACCAGGCAGAAATATGAG ATAAATGTGCTGAGAAACCGTGTGAGCGACCATCAGAAAAC ATCCAAGAGAACAAAGAGAGGCCTTAGGAAATAG
- the lad1 gene encoding ladinin-1, with amino-acid sequence MSISRKNWSALSSLARQWTMEDEEEVEREKRRRVKSSSTPDQDGDSSLTPRMPPTSGGTSGPESSTETSQGLSSVEQIQLDFVEMLRTRDEKRRMRQVEALRRQKEEEEGDSKEGRGEGGEEDARVVLLGELDEEKGNAYKPQPPTKTSSYSPTSSGNSSTRTNGTKTQHENGESSSREPAPKPKPTSSSARKFVSSVSISLDNPPSGRTTPMSPGSPSAPLSPRDPFPSPCQSTSSHGSQSPIQNGHAQEVSSNGSSTTGKVEEAAKPPFLRQSSRTISFRMMKKKEEESAPLQRSASVRMASKKFEAKTDHNEDEDKGSFQRNSRQRVSSRSIKEKMEQLAQAAQKSDVPRSPDVTQRTLFLLEEVSRKRGLFEKDQQARSPTSPGVSRSEFRSFTSGMSDRINTWLNKTNQPGSPLSLDLRNVDISSKRSLFENRGEESAEISSGKHQK; translated from the exons ATGTCTATCAGTCGGAAAAACTGGTCGGCTCTGTCCAG CCTAGCTCGTCAGTGGACAatggaggatgaggaggaagtggagagagagaagaggaggagggtgaAGAGCAGTAGCACGCCCGACCAAGATGGGGACTCCAGCCTGACACCCAGAATGCCACCGACAAGTGGAGGCACCTCTGGGCCCGAATCTTCCACTGAGACATCTCAAGGCCTCAGCAG TGTTGAGCAGATACAGCTGGACTTTGTAGAGATGCTGCGGACGCGTGATGAAAAAAGGAGGATGAGGCAAGTGGAGGCATTAAGGcggcagaaagaggaagaagagggcgATTCAAAGGAAGgcagaggagaaggaggagaagaagacgCAAGGGTGGTCCTTCTTGGGGAGTTGGATGAGGAGAAGGGCAATGCGTACAAGCCACAACCGCCAACTAAAACATCTTCTTACAGTCCCACCAGCAGCGGCAACAGCAGTACTAGAACTAACGgtacaaaaacacaa CATGAAAATGGAGAGTCATCCAGCAGAGAGCCTGCACCTAAACCCAAACCAACCTCCAGCTCAGCGCGCAAGTTTGTCAG CTCTGTGTCCATTTCCCTTGACAACCCTCCATCTGGCCGCACAACTCCCATGAGCCCTGGTTCTCCATCAGCACCTTTGTCCCCCCGGGATCCGTTCCCCTCACCCTGCCAGAGTACATCCTCCCATGGATCTCAAAGCCCCATTCAGAATGGACATGCGCAGGAG GTCAGCTCCAACGGCTCTTCCACCACTGGAAAAGTTGAAGAGGCAGCCAAACCTCCCTTCCTCAGACAGAGCTCCAGGACCATATCTTTCAGG atgatgaagaagaaggaagaggagagcGCGCCGCTCCAGAGGAG TGCCAGTGTCCGGATGGCCTCGAAGAAGTTTGAAGCAAAGACA GACCATAATGAAGATGAGGATAAGGGATCTTTCCAGAGAAA CTCTAGGCAGAGGGTCTCGTCCAGATCCATCAAGGAGAAGATGGAGCAGCTTGCTCAGGCAGCACAG AAATCTGACGTGCCACGCTCCCCGGATGTGACCCAGAGGACCCTGTTCCTGCTGGAAGAAGTCTCAAGGAAACGAGGCTTGTTTGAGAAGGATCAGCAGGCACGGAGCCCCACCAGCCCTGGAGTTTCCAGAAGT gaATTTAGAAGCTTCACATCAGGAATGTCAGATCGCATCAACACCTGGCTCAATAAGACCAATCAACCAGGGTCTCCACTCAGCCTT GACCTGAGAAATGTGGACATCAGCAGCAAGAGGAGCCTCTTTGAGAACCGAGGGGAGGAAAGTGCTGAAATCAGTTCTGGAAAACACCAGAAGTGA
- the tnnt2a gene encoding troponin T type 2a (cardiac) isoform X5: MSDNEEVVEEYEEVEEEEEEEEEAVEDAVQEEDKPAEEGDEEQEEEAKPKFKPFLMPNLIPPKIPDGERVDFDDIHRKRMEKDLMELQTLIEVHFESRKKEEEELISLKERIEKRRSERAEQQRIRSERDKERQKRLEEERARKEEEEAKKRAEDDAKKKKTLTSLHFGGYMQKLNEKRSGKRQTEREKKKKILSERRKSLDIDNLGQEKLKEKAKELWEWMFELEAEKFDLQYQFTRQKYEINVLRNRVSDHQKTSKRTKRGLRK, from the exons ATGTCGGACAACGAGGAAGTGGTTGAGGAGTACGA GGAGGTGGAAG aagaggaagaagaagaagaagaggcagTTGAAG ACGCGGTGCAAGAGGAAGATAAACCGGCAGAGGAGGGCGATGAAGAACAAG AGGAGGAGGCCAAACCAAAATTCAA gcCGTTTCTTATGCCCAACCTCATCCCTCCTAAGATCCCAGATGGGGAGAGGGTGGATTTTGAC GACATCCACCGTAAGAGGATGGAGAAAGACCTGATGGAGCTCCAGACTTTGATTGAGGTTCACTTTGAAAgcagaaagaaggaagaagagGAGCTCATTAGTCTCAAAGAACGAATT GAGAAGCGCCGCTCTGAGCGCGCGGAGCAGCAACGGATACGCAGTGAGCGAGACAAAGAGCGTCAAAAGCGACTTGAG GAAGAGAGGGCTCgtaaagaagaggaagaggcaAAGAAACGAGCAGAAGATGacgcaaagaagaaaaaaaccttgaCCAGCCTCCACTTTGGAGGCTACATGCAGAAGCTG AACGAGAAGCGAAGCGGTAAAaggcagacagagagagagaagaaaaagaagattttgagTGAAAGACGTAAATCTTTGGATATCGACAACTTGGGGCAGGAAAAGCTCAA GGAGAAGGCCAAGGAGTTATGGGAGTGGATGTTTGAGCTGGAGGCAGAGAAGTTTGACCTGCAGTACCAATTCACCAGGCAGAAATATGAG ATAAATGTGCTGAGAAACCGTGTGAGCGACCATCAGAAAAC ATCCAAGAGAACAAAGAGAGGCCTTAGGAAATAG
- the tnnt2a gene encoding troponin T type 2a (cardiac) isoform X4 → MSDNEEVVEEYEEVEEEEEEEEEAVEDAVQEEDKPAEEGDEEQGEGEAEEEEEEAKPKFKPFLMPNLIPPKIPDGERVDFDDIHRKRMEKDLMELQTLIEVHFESRKKEEEELISLKERIEKRRSERAEQQRIRSERDKERQKRLEEERARKEEEEAKKRAEDDAKKKKTLTSLHFGGYMQKLNEKRSGKRQTEREKKKKILSERRKSLDIDNLGQEKLKEKAKELWEWMFELEAEKFDLQYQFTRQKYEINVLRNRVSDHQKTSKRTKRGLRK, encoded by the exons ATGTCGGACAACGAGGAAGTGGTTGAGGAGTACGA GGAGGTGGAAG aagaggaagaagaagaagaagaggcagTTGAAG ACGCGGTGCAAGAGGAAGATAAACCGGCAGAGGAGGGCGATGAAGAACAAG GTGAAGGGGAGGCAGAGGAAGAAG AGGAGGAGGCCAAACCAAAATTCAA gcCGTTTCTTATGCCCAACCTCATCCCTCCTAAGATCCCAGATGGGGAGAGGGTGGATTTTGAC GACATCCACCGTAAGAGGATGGAGAAAGACCTGATGGAGCTCCAGACTTTGATTGAGGTTCACTTTGAAAgcagaaagaaggaagaagagGAGCTCATTAGTCTCAAAGAACGAATT GAGAAGCGCCGCTCTGAGCGCGCGGAGCAGCAACGGATACGCAGTGAGCGAGACAAAGAGCGTCAAAAGCGACTTGAG GAAGAGAGGGCTCgtaaagaagaggaagaggcaAAGAAACGAGCAGAAGATGacgcaaagaagaaaaaaaccttgaCCAGCCTCCACTTTGGAGGCTACATGCAGAAGCTG AACGAGAAGCGAAGCGGTAAAaggcagacagagagagagaagaaaaagaagattttgagTGAAAGACGTAAATCTTTGGATATCGACAACTTGGGGCAGGAAAAGCTCAA GGAGAAGGCCAAGGAGTTATGGGAGTGGATGTTTGAGCTGGAGGCAGAGAAGTTTGACCTGCAGTACCAATTCACCAGGCAGAAATATGAG ATAAATGTGCTGAGAAACCGTGTGAGCGACCATCAGAAAAC ATCCAAGAGAACAAAGAGAGGCCTTAGGAAATAG